The following proteins come from a genomic window of Tenebrio molitor chromosome 9, icTenMoli1.1, whole genome shotgun sequence:
- the LOC138138979 gene encoding uncharacterized protein — protein MLWIQYALDYYESNTYLGMVDGLPQFTDSRAHKSHLAHAISEGEIGNLRNFLLLNNAIQFRDSELNTLIHYAVTERSMEILKFLLDQEEAPIDAENTNGETALMVALSKGRRKLAYEMIRKGANVHLVDNKGVSALHLAVKDECKGICCVLLDKGVEVNLHDHDEQTPLSMACRQNWVEGVSMLLCYGADVSSFVGSVFDVQNVGLQEILFGYVCDPEKISYSLRTIDAAMVTDSHFFLEMFRYVSHIDWDLASSYDCSDNIPSYNTEYLKMLMDTFEDLVSGLIGDSRLLQSFAFEWGLRAAENFDLLLDSKQMVPIIVKNVHIHQYCFGLGHFIKQTGQNKSLDERVFSIVSKLIQEGVKVYSFDMEQMYLHFGFHKLFHIILSTEVHEGPHRCMHLMPHLVYDFTASIEGFLSKSHRFYPETLDVVLDYFCYHKFNDYCGKIREYRLKANLIEKIRKLPRVPLLVELARNVCRQYIIGRYEIRSIKQFHDVLQELSVKAEEQEILQYAKKIYNVN, from the exons ATGTTGTGGATACAGTACGCTTTAGATTATTACGAGAGCAACACTTATCTCGGCATGGTGGACGGACTGCCGCAGTTCACCGACAGCAGAGCCCACAAAAGCCATCTAGCCCACGCGATCTCCGAAGGGGAGATCGGCAATCTGCGAAATTTTCTCCTGTTGAACAACGCGATCCAGTTTCGAGACTCAGAACTGAACACGCTCATCCATTACGCGGTAACAGAAAGGAG CATGGAAATCTTGAAGTTCTTACTCGACCAAGAGGAGGCTCCTATAGATGCGGAAAATACAAATGGCGAAACTGCCTTGATGGTAGCCCTAAGTAAAGGGAGAAGGAAACTGGCGTACGAAATGATCAGAAAGGGTGCCAATGTACACCTAGTGGACAACAAGGGAGTGTCTGCTCTACATCTAGCGGTCAAAGATGAATGTAAAGGAATTTGTTGTGTTCTGCTTGACAAGGGAGTAGAAGTTAACTTGCACGACCACGACGAACAAACACCTTTGTCCATGGCGTGTCGACAGAACTGGGTCGAAGGGGTGTCGATGTTACTTTGCTACGGCGCTGACGTTTCATCATTCGTTGGCTCAGTATTTGATGTCCAGAATGTCGGACTGCAAGAGATCCTTTTCGGATATGTTTGCGACCCCGAGAAGATATCTTATTCTCTGCGTACCATCGATGCGGCGATGGTGACAGATTCTCACTTTTTTCTAGAGATGTTCAGATACGTTTCGCACATCGATTGGGATTTGGCGAGTAGTTACGACTGTAGCGACAACATTCCTTCCTACAATACTGAATATCTCAAGATGTTGATGGATACATTTGAAGACTTAGTGAGTGGTTTGATCGGGGACAGTAGACTTCTTCAGTCTTTTGCCTTCGAGTGGGGACTCAGAGCTGCagagaattttgatttgttgCTCGATTCCAAACAGATGGTTCCGATTATTGTCAAAAATGTACACATACACCAGTACTGCTTTGGTCTCGGCCATTTTATCAAGCAAACTGGACAAAATAAGAGTTTGGATGAAAGAGTGTTCAGCATAGTGTCGAAATTGATACAAGAAGGGGTCAAAGTCTATAGTTTTGATATGGAGCAAATGTATCTACACTTCGggtttcataaattatttcacaTAATTCTCAGTACGGAAGTACATGAAGGTCCACACAGATGCATGCATTTAATGCCCCATTTGGTGTATGATTTTACTGCTTCCATTGAAGGGTTCCTATCAAAATCACATCGGTTCTATCCGGAAACGTTAGATGTTGTGCTGGATTACTTTTGCTATCACAAGTTCAATGATTACTGTGGAAAGATTAGGGAATATAGATTGAAAGCCAACTTAATagagaaaataagaaaattaccTCGAGTACCTTTGTTGGTTGAGCTGGCCAGAAATGTTTGTCGACAATATATTATAGGTAGATATGAAATTCGAAGTATAAAGCAGTTTCATGATGTTCTTCAAGAGCTTTCTGTTAAAGCTGAGGAACAGGAAATTCTCCAAtacgccaaaaaaatttataatgtcAATTGA
- the LOC138138152 gene encoding uncharacterized protein, protein MVTQVRDGAAVRDLEVHTPIKIQSCEVKPSEGTAIETRFKVNCQYSGEGYIFEIFTKKDGSTVSLTKKYNLDNLEFVLPVNTEVYIKIKDVDDFQDVYKLTVNVKSALNGDDNEIGNLTDVVKDLIQKKDIDAAIQIANAIIEEVDKKPNSKQVKQDILRNFEGTTIPSQTTARQISSVVARLVHDPESDSDPYRGEVATRLCKQAAEVDLKELQKEYHPTTLTTDTRKSSEILMRCGETDTKENFPMLEPQPLPIEITTPFPLLTLPVIEENYPDYDSDESVMEKTKKYEQTSQNMVEICETSLKMMALTVVEGEETVVAKIDRSSAQVTRLVGKILVETEIDIDGAMLRVSRDLKDVKDPIDVKVCSWNQDPFWWNLPKRVVTTNVVLVTISRNGTQLVKFEEPNRIILEFRKSQNSIKVHKVEDDNMSVVRVDVRRGEAFFVEFRDLASSSFKVLISDFDKPDVEDVRKNGRVVDAKENVLYQEHDHDYDGWHYINVLSEEVRNAIVEGIGFKLCYSVRKRSTIT, encoded by the exons ATGGTTACTCAAGTTCGTGACGGTGCTGCTGTCAGAGATCTAGAGGTACACACTCCAATCAAGATTCAGTCGTGTGAAGTGAAACCTTCCGAAGGTACTGCTATTGAGACTCGGTTCAAGGTTAACTGTCAGTACTCAGGCGAAGGATATATTTTCGAGATTTTTACAAAGAAGGATGGGTCTA CTGTCTCTTTGACGAAAAAGTACAACCTCGACAATTTAGAATTCGTTTTGCCTGTCAACACAGAAGTCTACATCAAGATCAAAGACGTGGATGACTTCCAAGATGTTTACAAATTGACCGTGAAT GTCAAGTCGGCTCTCAATGGTGACGATAACGAAATCGGGAATCTAACCGATGTTGTTAAAGATCTCATTCAGAAAAAAGATATCGATGCGGCGATCCAGATCGCTAACGCCATCATCGAAGAAGTTGACAAGAAACCCAATTCCAAACAAGTCAAGCAGGACATCCTTCGGAATTTCGAGGGTACCACAATTCCATCGCAAACAACTGCTCGTCAAATTTCCTCGGTGGTTGCCAGACTGGTTCACGACCCTGAATCAGACTCAGATCCGTACAGAGGAGAGGTTGCTACTAGATTGTGCAAACAAGCAGCTGAAGTCGACTTGAAGGAACTTCAGAAGGAGTACCACCCCACAACTCTCACAACTGACACTCGTAAGAGCAGTGAAATTTTGATGAGGTGTGGCGAAACCGACACCAAAGAGAATTTTCCAATGTTGGAACCGCAACCGCTACCAATAGAAATCACGACGCCGTTTCCACTCCTGACGCTTCCTGTCATAGAAGAGAACTATCCAGATTACGATAGTGACGAGTCGGTCATGGAGAAAACAAAGAAGTACGAACAGACGAGTCAGAACATGGTTGAGATTTGCGAGACCAGTTTGAAGATGATGGCGCTGACGGTGGTCGAAGGCGAAGAAACGGTTGTGGCAAAAATAGACAGATCTAGTGCCCAAGTGACTAGATTGGTCGGGAAAATATTGGTAGAGACGGAAATCGACATCGATGGAGCGATGTTGAGGGTTTCGCGCGATCTGAAAGACGTCAAAGACCCAATCGATGTGAAGGTTTGCTCCTGGAACCAGGACCCTTTCTGGTGGAATTTACCAAAACGGGTCGTGACAACTAATGTGGTTTTGGTGACAATCTCAAGGAACGGGACACAATTGGTGAAGTTTGAAGAGCCGAACCGAATCATTTTGGAGTTTCgcaaaagtcaaaattccATCAAGGTCCATAAAGTCGAAGATGACAACATGTCAGTGGTGAGAGTTGATGTGAGACGAGGCGAAGCGTTTTTTGTCGAGTTCCGTGATTTGGCATCGTCGTCGTTCAAAGTTTTGATCAGCGATTTTGACAAACCGGATGTGGAAGATGTTAGAAAGAACGGTCGAGTCGTGGACGcgaaagaaaatgttttgtacCAAGAACACGACCACGACTACGATGGTTGGCACTATATTAATGTCCTATCAGAAGAGGTGCGTAATGCGATTGTTGAGGGAATTGGTTTTAAGCTTTGTTACAGCGTACGGAAGAGATCGACTATTACGTAA
- the ninaB gene encoding carotenoid isomerooxygenase codes for MSSLQNIQSKQHNLAVTSTELGANVNSKYYPNCDETVWLRSCEQEVIEPITGSIIGTIPLWLNGSLVRNGPGSIKVGNEYLQHLFDSSALLHRFCIENGTVTYQCRFLQSEVFKRNRAANRIVVTEFGTKAVPDPCRSIFQRVAAIFNPKSEDISDNSMISVYPFGDEMYAFGEIPIIHRINPENLETESRVDVSDFVSIVHHTSHPHVMNDGTVYNMALTLYTTGPYHTIVKFPPLAKGHNKSNMFEQATIVAGIPARWPLHPSYMHTFGMTDNYFIIVEQPLNVSIGGMVMTKLQNDPIVGCFRWYQHENTQINLISRETGKLVYKFYSEAFFYLHIINQYEVLDHVVIDICTYCDPSMLECMYINSMKNMQHNENYANMFRSKPVRFVLPLKPDKTRLNLVQLTGTTAEAHYLPNGEIFVKPENLSDLGCETPRINYEQYLGKEYRFFYAISADVDAANPGTIIKVDTVNKTSRTWCEENCYPSEPIFVPRPDCQFEDDGVILAAMVWGRDETNRVGLLVLDAQTFKELGRAEFETSGPVPKCLHGWFLPQRTS; via the exons ATGTCTTCATTGCAAAATATACAATCGAAACAACACAATTTGGCAGTTACTAGCACTGAACTGGGTGCAAAT GTTAATTCGAAGTACTACCCAAATTGTGATGAGACAGTTTGGTTGCGTTCTTGCGAACAAGAAGTAATAGAACCCATAACCGGTTCAATTATCGGCACTATTCCTCTATGGTTAAATGGTTCCTTAGTTCGCAATGGTCCAGGTTCTATTAAAGTTGGCAATGAATACCTTCAACACCTTTTCGACAGTTCAGCTTTGTTGCATCG ATTCTGTATCGAGAACGGAACTGTGACGTATCAGTGTAGGTTCCTCCAATCAGAAGTCTTCAAACGCAATCGCGCAGCCAATAGGATTGTTGTGACAGAGTTTGGTACCAAAGCTGTACCTGATCCTTGTCGCTCCATCTTCCAACG AGTAGCCGCAATTTTCAATCCGAAATCTGAAGATATTTCCGATAATTCGATGATTTCGGTTTATCCATTTGGAGATGAGATGTATGCATTCGGCGAGATTCCGATAATTCACCGGATCAATCCGGAAAATCTCGAAACGGAGAGCAGAGTAGACGTTAGCGATTTTGTTTCGATTGTGCATCATACGTCACATCCACATGTTATGAACGATG GGACTGTTTACAATATGGCGCTTACGCTTTACACTACTGGTCCTTACCATACAATCGTTAAATTTCCACCACTAGCGAAag GTCACAACAAATCAAACATGTTTGAACAAGCTACCATTGTTGCGGGAATTCCCGCCAGGTGGCCACTGCATCCCTCTTACATGCATACGTTTG GAATGACCGACAACTACTTTATTATAGTGGAACAACCTCTTAATGTGTCGATAGGGGGCATGGTGATGacaaaattgcaaaacgaTCCGATCGTCGGATGTTTCCGATGGTACCAACACGAAAAT ACACAAATAAATTTGATCAGTAGAGAAACAGGAAAATTAGTCTACAAATTCTACTCAGAAGCCTTCTTCTATTTACACATTATCAATCAATATGAAGTTTTAGACCACGTAGTGATTGACATTTGCACTTATTGTGATCCCTCCATGTTAGAATGCATGTATATTAATTCAATGAAG AATATGCAACATAACGAAAATTACGCCAACATGTTCAGGTCTAAACCTGTTCGATTCGTGCTTCCGCTTAAACCTGACAAAACTCGTTTGAATTTAGTACAACTGACAGGTACAACCGCCGAAGCTCACTATCTTCCCAATGGAGAAATATTTGTGAAACCTGAAAACCTGTCAGATTTGGGATGCGAAACTCCTCGGATAAACTACGAACAATATTTAG GAAAGGAGTATAGATTTTTCTACGCAATTAGCGCAGACGTTGACGCGGCCAACCCTGGAACTATTATCAAGGTCGATACTGTCAACAAAACATCAAGAACCTGGTGCGAAGAGAATTGTTATCCAAGCGAACCAATTTTTGTACCTCGTCCCGACTGCCAG TTTGAGGACGATGGAGTTATCCTGGCGGCGATGGTTTGGGGTAGAGATGAGACAAATCGTGTAGGGTTGCTGGTTCTCGATGCCCAAACTTTTAAAGAGTTGGGAAGGGCCGAATTTGAAACATCTGGACCTGTGCCAAAGTGTCTGCATGGTTGGTTCTTGCCACAAAGAacatcataa